Sequence from the Carassius auratus strain Wakin chromosome 32, ASM336829v1, whole genome shotgun sequence genome:
ATTATTTGTGTGATACTGCAGCTCAACCCTGGAGAATGTTTCTTCTCTGTAAGTGCCAAAAACATAAACTTAGAAGTAAAATGAAttgatttgcatttaaatgtgttGAGGATTTGGAAATGTCCTGTATGACTAATTTTCATATGTTTTGCGAAGTACAGTACAGTGTCTGTTGTATAATATTTCTTTAACTGATTTTTTTGTGTACTTTAGAAATTCCTTCTAAGCATTTTAGGTCTAGCTAAGTTTCTCAttctgttatatttattataattataacaatttTGATCAactgttttgttatattttggtAAAAGTAGGTGGACTGACTTCATGTATTAGCTCCTCTTTTATCACACAGATACAGTTTAGGGATTGCGGAAACAGCATGATATCCCTGTCTTGTGAATCCCCCGTCTTCTGTTAAAAACATTCACTTATTCACTGTGCGTTACACCATGTGAAAATAAAACCATGCAGAGATCACAAGGTTAAGTACTTCACATTACTCTGTAAATCACATTACTCTGTGAGTGTGACTGAAACTCTTTTTTTAGAAAATGGAATATATTGTTAACCTTCAAACTAActgaaagacaaaataaaatcagtttggcAGATACTGTATTGCTGCTGcatatacagaaataaatatgatTGGGAAGGTGACATTTCTGCACTGACAGAATGATTTAAACATACTTTATTTGACACATTCCTGAATAGACCTAGTAACAATGACATTGTTACATTACATTGTTAACCATATTTTGTACATCACTCGTGCTAACAAATGCTACTTTGAGTATTTTCTGCAGTTCCATTTACTGAAAAGGGATGTACTTAAAATGAGGAAATTAAATAGCATAAAACCACAGTCAGCAGAAACAAACtgatatacaattttttattctaactataaaaaaatgtattcgagtatattttcatatattcttTAACAATTCCTTGAGTCCTTTTATAAGCTTCCTTTCACAATTCTGCATTTCACTTCATTTATGCAAcattagtaaataaatatgatttaaacttACTATAAAATAAGTATGATTTACATATTGATAAGGCATTGATAAGGAAACAGTATCATGTTGTTCGGGATGATTTACATAGTGATGTTTGTAATAATGTGAAGGTGAAGCCagccaaacaaacatttttatttcattattatttattccaCTTTGTATTGCACATGAATTATGAAAAGGTTAACAGTAAATGAATCTGATATAAATTACACGTtctattttatgaataatatCCAACAATACATCTTTTAGGATACATTCATACAAATGTATGCACTTTGACTTTTCATAGTGCAACCAGAAGGAGAAAAAAAGCTGCATTCTCATAATTCCCAGTGGAGGGCGTATAATAACATGCTGCATTCAATACAAGCTCATATTATGCTTTTAAGTACCTTAAATCTgtataaaataatcattcatgtGTAAAATGAACATCTGCTGTAACATAATAACACACTTTTGATGTATatgctttttatgtttgtgtttgtgtatttgtagggttttttttatatatgaggAAACACAACTACTGTTTACTACTGATCTACTAAAAAAGATCTGGAAAAAAagatctatttatatttttatagttatatattataaagatctatctaaatatctatctatctatctatctatctatctatctatctatctatctatctatctatctatctatctatctatctatctatctatctatctatctatctatctatctatctatctatctatctatctatctatctatctatctatctatacagtaTATACGGTTTCCTAGTCACACAGTTAACATTGTgccatttacagaaaaaaaaatggagtctCTCTTGACAGTTTTTGGGGTTCCAGACCCTCCTGTCTTTATCCAGAGCTCCACATCGCTGATTCATGACAGGACACTGTAACTCTCCCTCCTCAGACCAGGCCTTGTATTCAAGATCACCTCCATTCACCCAGAACCAATGGCCCATCAGAAAGCGCAGGCCAGTCCAGACGTTAACCGTCTGGGCATTTTTAGCCATATTCACTGCCAGATCCATAATCGTACTGGAGTTCATACTAGCAAGGCTAGTGTTGCGTTCTGTGCAGTAGTCCAGAGCCTCTTCCCAGGTCTTGGTCTCCTGGATCAGGTCTAAGTCCGTCATACAATAAAATGTTCATTGTTCTTCGTTTTTTTGTGGATTTTCTTATTGCTCCACAGTTCTCGTTAATGTAATTTCCTTTACCAAAATCCCATTCGTTAATTGTTGCTGGTTCACCATTAGACCACATCCACTGTGAGTTTTGAATATCTCTCTGAAGCCCACAAAAGAAATAATCATTTGTGATTTCTGAGTTTtgacagaagatttctatttcatgtCTGGTGATAGTGGACAGGTCATCATAGTGTTTTCTGCAGTACTCCTGTGCCTCTTTCCAATCCTTTTTTTCATTGACAAAAATGTGGGTTCTAGCTGGCGTTCAGTCCAAAGAGACTCATAAAAATGAGTGTTGTGATTACAGTTTCCACCTCCATAGCTGATCTCCCAATGCAGCCTCCTGCACACGCAGCTGAATATCACCTTTAGTCTATTAAACATGTCACCACACCTCTCAATATACAACAGGAGGGCTCAGACCAATGAAAGTATTCGgataaataaattgcaaatattaaacaaattttaaagggataggctagttcatccaaaaatgaaaattagcccatgattaACTTTCCCTCAAGCTATCCTAGGTGTAGAAGACTTTGTAGATGATGCCATCTTAGGTTctagactttcttctttcagacaaatccagtctgagttatgtaaaaaaaaaatgtcctggctcttccaagcttaaTAATGCAGTGAGgagtttttattcttttaaggGAGTCTGTTAGATCATCCATTGGAAATCCCAATTGGAAAACTATGCTTTTTGTCACATCCTTCATCTCGTAACTCTAAAATCAGATCTCACTCTCAAAAGGAGCTTGTTACAACTCCATATGTGGGATCTTATTGGAAGAAGTTGGTTGATTGTAAAAATGATTGACTCTGCttttgaaatacataaataataaggTTAGAGAAAGTTAATTCAAATTGTCACACAGAATTTAATACTCAGCTGAAGAGTGTGTGTGAAAAGGTTTAAATCAGAGAAAGATACAAGCTGATCTTTTTGTGGTGTCCCCACTGGGATTGTCCTCACACACAGCTATTTTGGAATTAATTTTTCTAATGTTATTAATCAGagtgactttattattatttcaacttTAAAGAGCTTTAGGACCATGGTGCTTTAAGACAAacaaaattatatgaataattgAATTACATTAACAAGATGTGTTAAATAAGAGCTAAAAAGAAAGGAATAAAAAAGTAAGAACTAAAAGAAGGATTGaacatttatacacatttatataaaaactatacatttgtttgcatttgcattgagCCTCAAAAGGACAGCgcagcccaaaatgaaaatcatactttactcaccctcatgttatttcaaaACTGTGGACTGTACtgtgtcattgtaaaaaaaaaaaaaaaaaaaaaaaaaaaaaaaaataggatatgGCATTCAAGTTATTTTTCTTTGGCTAAATTATCCCTTTTCAGTTGTCCACATTAAAGTATTGGACTAAatatatttgagaggcaaataAGATGTGCAAATAAACTGTTCCAATCTTGACCCCGAGGAACAAACCAAATTCACCGAACTCTctattttataatctttcttcAGCTTTCTTCTTCTCCATTCATCTACACTTGAAAATCACTCTCCTACTGGTTTGATTTCTTTCTAAACTGTAAACTTCATATTTTCAATTCAACGTATTAAAGAaagattttttctctctcttgtgaCAGGCTAAAAATGTAGCATTCAGTCTGTTATAGgacaaatatctttatttattgaagatgaattataattacaatatttattaatttctaaactttttcttgttttatccaGAACGCCTTGATGTTGATTCATGGCAGGGCACAGCAGCTCTCCTTCTTCAGACCAGGCCTTATATCTGGCCTGCCCTAAAAAACAGAAAAGACATTAAAATAGTTTCAATGTAAAGTGCTGTTAAAGTGACAAGACTCAAAAAGAGATATATATGTCACTGTAagcatcatttaaatataaacaagtgTAAGCTCAGCAGAAATCCCCTGAAGATGTGAATGGTGCTCCACATTTATTTGAGGAAAACACTTGAATTTTCACCACACCTCTCAGATGATTTATGTAAACTCAAATCTGGCACTGAGCTGTCAAAACAGTTTGGCTCAAGTATTGCTTAACCAAATATTTCTAAGACACATTAAAGACCTTTGTCTAAAAAATTCCAAGGTAGGTGTCATAGAGACTAATTCACTCATGTTCAGAATTTCTGTCTGAATATTGTAAGGGGAAAAAATCTACTTAAAAATTGTAATTCTTTCATTTACTCTCCTTCATCTCCTTTGAACCTCAGACCGTATTACTCTCTTGATTCCAAATGTCATTacaatttaagtaaataaaaaaaaaatcttaaattttaGACTTGGAATATAGCGCATGAGGTTTATTGATTTATGaaattgatgatgtttttatgttgttattattatattttaagtttaacgGTTCAGTGTAAACATTCTTCTAAATTCCCACTTTTTGATTAACAGATGAAAGAAGGCTTGAGGAGTTTGGATCGatatgagggagagtaaataataatttttttttttttttttaattgaccagTCTACTGTGGTTGTCTTTTTCTGTACTTCAGTGCCTTAGCAGGCATGTTGATAGTTAGCTAATTGTCCCTGTAGAGTTGCTTTGTTTACCCATTTGCATGAACCCTACGAATTTCCACACTGAAGTAGCCTATTAAAGATGAATTACACTCTTAAATTTTACAGGCAAATCAGACAAATTCAGATTGGACTCAAGGTTGTGTCTGAGATACAAATCCCTTCAAATATGGAAAAACAGTGACAGCTGGTCAAATATCTCCCACTTTCTTTAATTTTCTACCTCCATTCATCATCCCATAactatttatttgcatttgtatggTTTACTATTAAATGATCACCAAActggtaatattttttttctaatttgatagtcactttgtataaaagtgtatgacttaattgttttataaaagcaaattATTTGTTTACAAGTTTAATTAACACACTTTTGTCAATTTTCATTGAGTAagtgtcttaaaaaaaaaggCCAAGTATAGCCTAAGCCTAATTATGTGCAGGGttctatttacttttttatttattttatttattttctagcaCTTGTACATTACTTTACACTGCACTTTGCATActgttatttattaatgttttaaatattaaaacggCTATATAGGCATATTTTAAacgttaaattaaaattaacagtaAAACGACTGACTCATTTAGGAACGAACTGTTTTATGAATGGatcagtgaatcactgaatcactcGATTCGTTCGAAAACACAAATTCATTCAGTAAGGAACCATTTTTGTTAACAAAAAAGACAATATTAACCAGacaattaaattactttttattttttgttaattgaattGTTGCCCTGACACAAAGAAAAATCTGCCAAATGTCTAAATGCTCGTGTGCTAGGAAGACAAGACATCTATGTTGCTTCACAGTGACTGTGACAGTAACAAATAacctaatttaaaaaatgtacagcgACCAAGTTATACACTAATTGCACTACGAGCCTCAATAACAATACAAGCAAACACTGTTGGATGTGCAGAGAGAAAATATGTGTtactaatataaattattttaatgcgcATAACTCAGTGATGATTCGTAGATGGCATCGGTGCTTCAGCGCCCTTaacccagccctagcgccgccccatTGAAATTAATTCGAgctattttaacagaaaaaacaacaacactaaaactgaaatgaagaaTATCATTAAAAGTGTCATTATATTGCAAGTAAACTAAAACGATTGCAAAAGACAACTGCAAAAGAAAGTTTGAGCCAAACATAAAAACCACAAGGTTTCAGGGTGTGCTGTGTGGATCTGCCCTCTTGACGTCAGAGGGGGAGCTCTGTGAgcgggcgtttatcaccatgtgggtgttttcaaactgctgggtgtttctgaatcatgcaatctaaatgatcccccttacccaaccccacccctaaacctaacgtcactattacatcaaccaatcaggtatcatggtgtaaaaacaccttgatctggtaactcccattacttttcctgcagagacctatacttgctgTGAGCAGAACTTCCTCACACATTTGATTGTACTCTTGATGTCTTATTTTGTCTCATCACTACGGACGCTTGGGAGGAATGAGGTAAATATCAGCATCGTTCAATCGGCGTATATTGTTGACATCATTCAGCATTCATTCATGGCGATGTTTAGCGCGCAGCTTCACCCAAAACAGTCTGTCCTATCGCCAGATATAAAAAGGCACATGGGGCTTTCATTTCAGCTGTGTTTCATGTAACTTAGTCGCTGTCTTTCCCCCCGATGCACCATTACTACAATGTAGAGAAACAACAACGAGGAAAACTAAATGAATGAAACAAAGTAAAACGTTCTAAAAGCTTCTTGAGTGTGTGTTGTTGCCCCAAAACAGCATAGTAGAATGGGGCGCGTTCTAAAAGGTCCTCCCTAAAACCGGAACACTGAGGAATTGTTAAAAACTTTGCTCTCTATGTGCAGGTGATGAAAGCACGCGTCTGTTGAAGGACACCGAGCGCGGTCAAGTTAGATTTATTTATACGAGGCATATCGTAACTGATTGAAACTTGTGCGTATGGTTTTCAATACTTCTCCTTAttgtttttaaagtgaaaattaggattttaaaaaaatgggGGATAAGTGAGTGAAGTGGAAGAGGTATGTTATGTGACGACATCTTTTTGAggctttaaaggtgctgtatgtaggattgacaccgagtgcTTGAAaagtattgcagtccaaattcaaaatattggagatatttttttcttctaccggcccctcctcctcagacttgacgcaCAAGCAGGTTGCCAGATTGGCTACACGAACAAGAATGATCGCACTTGATGATAAATGATatgaaatatgatgatttttCCTTCAACTGGCAACCCTGGGTgctgaaatacaattgggtaaactggcagtgggagGGTTTCACCACCAAAGAAAACACCGACCTTACGGCcctgaacgcacattttcaaagaagaataactgactgtagcattgtttttcagataaacaaatatgttaacttagcatgtttcttaaatattcgcaaacatattatggtatttttatgcttacaTACAGCCAGGGGCgctgccatagacagtaaaagaaatggacacagcgaccccattggaactcaattgagacaagtgaatcccatttttagctatttttagcacttccagtTCTGACATGCAGACTCAAACTATGCTTGATGaagtcagcaacctgtctgacatgTAAaccttctagtagctgtgcgggcaaactgccatcgttaatcttgcagagacggcgagcttgagcggggagttctttggcgtgagtgagcaggagtaagtaacGTTAGCTactctgattaattatctcccttgacctTTTATACCTCCACGTCCCcctgatagcctcatagacagtaaaatattgtCTGTGAGCTTCTtctcctgtccatatggtaatttctctatGACAGAGAGTAGCTGGTTATGACGCagtcgttagcctatttttttttttacaaaaactgcttctacgggaagataaagtaagatacaaggtaatggagccttttatacattttcgtgtttctttagaaataattaatggacatgacgccaaaatgaatgggagtcaatgggatgctaacgcaagtgaagttctgctacaagatggcggcacgcggtcGACTTCCTTCCCACctgggcgctgcacaagatcccgggccttattcataggcagtcctaatgcccccccccccccctgaaaatatatattccagacttttcaagggccctctcttcctttggggccctcgTAATCAGTACTGGGTTTACCCCCAGTCCTACGCCCCtgcatacagcacctttaacctCCCACTTACCAGGAAGTCAAAGCAAATACATGGGCTGTTGAAGCTTCTGTTTACGtagaaatacatataaatatttcaacattgtTGTCAAGTGGGATTTTACTAGCCAGAATAGTCAGATTACATTACATGGATGATCGCTAGCCGAGATGTCGGGCTCACGTTGACAAGTCatttttattatggattatttagAAATAgcctaataaataaatgtagaccctattttgtttaaaatgccTTGAAGGTTGTTGacagttaaaggattagttcacttacAGAATAAGAATTTTCTGATATTATACTCACCCCATGGCATCTCAAATTttcttgtctttctgtctgcAGTCGCAAAGAAaataaggtttttgaggaaaacatccatccagtttttctccatataatggacttcaatggtgcCAACAGGTTGAGGtaccaaattgcagtttcagagCAGCTTCAAGGGTTGGGATCGTGTAGAGCCATTTGAAGcagtttggaccttcaacccattgTTCCCAATTGAAGCCTactatggagaaaaatcctggaatgttctcctcaaaaaccttaatttctttgtgactgaaaaaagaaagacatgaacatcttggatgacatggaaGTGagaaaattatcaggaaatttttattctggaagtgaattAATCTTTTAACTAACTGCGCTTGGATCTAAAAAAATATCTCGAAATGCACCTCAACAAACTGCGCACTAAAATTCGTCATCATGTTGTTGGATAATTTTGAAGAGGGCTATATTAATGACTTCTTTTCATATGCTGCATAAGTCTATTACTTGAAAATGTAATCTTTTGCAGGTTTAGCCTCAGTCTCACATACCTCTTTTCGTACAACTTGCTTCAGTTCTATGGACACACATGGATTTTCACGAACATGACAGCCAGATTTCTCTCTTTTGGGGAAGGTGAGCAACAGTTATGAAGTGTCTGCTCATGTAAATAATCTGGGATATTAGTTTATTTACATCTCTACCAATTGTACTCAAGATGTTATTTGAGAAATACTCAAGTGGCTGTTTAGAGTTGTGTAATAACCAAAGCAGAACACTCTTATGAAAGAGCTCATGACTTCCACACATATCAGAGCTTAAAGTATTACTTTGCATTTTTAATGgatataatcaagtgaaacaaaGCTCTACTGATAACTTGTGTTTTGTTCTTAGATGCCCAGGCGGGCACCTTCTATTTTGTGGGCGTGATGATGGGCGCTTGTCAGCTTCTGTCTTTGTTAGAACTGTTTCATATTGCAGATGGTTTTGAGGAGTGCAGGCTTTTCCCTCGCTTCATGCAGGTGAGATATAAAGACCAAATTTACAGCAATAAATGTACAAAGCTTGAATTTGCACAACTGCATCTAAGAAGTAGAAAAaaagctcattaaaaaaaaaaattctctctcacttttttatttcaaaatctagtttccgtttttttttttttttttttgctgtaatgaAATGTTTCCCCAATTCTGGCTGTAGATCATAATTTAGTCAGAAGGAAGTGCATAGGATGTAGTGCATAaggaagtaaataaaaaaatgcgtCCATTTTAGAGCTATAGGTTTAAAGAGTTTTTAATCTACTTGATTTCTGTTCACCTTTATTATTCTTAATGCAGTTTTCCATTTATAGGTAATGGAGAGAAATGTCCTTCTGTTTCTCCTCATCAGTCTGGAAGAGTTTCAGAGCAAACCAGTGGTGTGTGTCCAGTTTTATCTGTGGAATATACTGGGCCTACTAAGGTTTGAGTCTTTTGTGTTTGCATGCAGGCTTCTGAGAGTAATTCTGTAGGTCATCTTTATTAGCTTTACTCTactgtaataacatttataaacacTTCACTGTTGCACCAATATAGGACTTTCAGTAGTGCTTTGAAGACCTAATATACTACTGTAGGTTTTTCAACAgagctttctttttttctacagGTATCCACATGAGTTATTTTGCCTCATAGGCACaccatattttaaaatgctatggGTGCATCAAACGCTCTCGATCCCAGTGTACTTGCTGTCTGCTGTCACAGAAGGTACagtgttattataattaatataatattattttgaataacatTCTCACAGTTTGTGAAATACTTAAATGGCcatcatgttttatatatatatatatatatatatatatatatatatatatatatatatatatatatatatatatatatttatatatatatatatatatatatatatatatatatttatatatatatatatatatatatatatatacacacacacacacacacacacacacacacacacacacacacacacacactgtattttccggactataagtcacactttttttcatagtttggctggtcctgcgacatatagtcaggtgcgacttatttatcaaaattaatttgaaatgaaccaagagaaatgactTATGAGAcctgaaccaatagaaaacattaccgtctacagccgcgagagggcgctctatgctgctcagtgctcctgtgctccttatagtccagtgcgacttatatatgtttttttcctcgtcatggcgtatttttggactgatgcgacttatactccggtgcgacttatagtccgaaaaaaaaaacggtatatatatatatatatatatatatatatatatatatatataggtttgataataaaaatatttcttaaccCTGAAAAAATGgttaagggccgtttcatagtcaacgcatctgtacgcatacgcgtccccgaggctacacatcgttacgcttcggccgtCATTATGTGTCgttgcgtagccaaatgtgtcatcctagtttttgatacgcgatgCGCCGATGgatgcaatactatgcgttgtcggtgggggctacattgcaagtattgtacattaattcaagtatattgtgtttacagaagaagaaggtttgaatacaatggcgggcgaagaggaaaaattatgcgaacttatacgtattcatccacatttaatCTCTGCGTTGCCTTTGTTACCGCCGATGTAAAATCAGCTacacactcctcttcagttgccattgtgagcTGAATATCACGCgtcccgactctactaatatcacccgactctaccaCCCCTGTTGTGTGAggggtgtattgcatacacgcatcgccTGTGATGCTTGCGTCCACTGTTTAGGCTATGAAAGGGAGCacgtcgctcgcgttgcttgctcgcgtttcaCGCGTTGACTATGTAACAGCCCTAAGGTTTAATTTCTTCCCCGCCTTTCAATAAATAGTTTACTTttgaatgtaattattatataaacaaaatagtgtgcataatatttttaacaataaaaaaacaaaaaaacaaatctactttgtttaatatttttgtgggctaagccccggatatCTGCTCACCCTAGAACCAGCCTCAAGTGTGTTAATTAAACTTGTAAACATAATATATGATTTTTGATATTCTTGCTCAGCGCAGCAGagttttcagatttttacattgtTCTTACAATCTGACATGGTAAAATTAAAACTGTTGCTCGAAACATGACCACAGACCTTTCTGGGCCTGCACAAATAGTCTTAAGAATAAAAAATTGAAAGCTGATCTGAGCACACTTGTCTTATGGAGAGTATAGTGATGTTGAATTTAATGGTTAGTCAGGAAATGTGTTGAGAAAGAGTAATGCTGCAGCATACCCAACTGTGATCACAGCTCATTTCATTCATTACAGAACAATGAGCCTCGGTAGAGTAAACTATTTTGGTCAGCTTTCAGTCACTAACCACATTATCTTTTCATTCTCTTTCTTTTATTCTAGGAATAAGCATTTTCCATATGTTGCCATACTTGTCTGAGTCTGAAGGAATGGATTCAGTGCGGCTTAAAGTACCTGCATCAATATACATGTATTCCCCATACATCCTTATGGGTTGGTTACTCCTTCATGTATTAGGTAAAGTAATGTGATTTGCCTTAGAAACCTTACAAGCATCTGAATTTCAGTCTACCGGTATTTGAAACAAAATATCAGACTTAGCAAACCTTTTTGCTATATCACGATTTTTCCAGTTGCTTTTAACGAACTGTAGTCACATGCACTAGTTCCTCTAATCTTTAACCAGAAAATGTCAGAATACTAAAATAATCTAATATGGTGGTATTTTGTTATGTAATGCAGTGACATTTATACATCATAGTATGGCCACTGTTTTTGTggttttttttgcacatttgctcATTATTTATCAACTACATGCATGATGTCATGAGTGTTTCAGCTGATTGTCTTCATCTCACTGTGTTGAAGGATCCAGTTTAACGGTACTATTCTTGCTGAAGGAAAGGAAGGAGACTCTGGAGAGCTGGAATCAGAAGCTGAAGAAAGACTAAGCAGAGAAATGATCATACAGGTCCTCCCATTCACCAATGCCAAACATTTGAACCTTAGGAGTATTATGTTGGAGACGGAGTGTCTTGTTGAACTCCTCTCTGTGTTGAAACACgattatgtttgtttgttcattggtACGGTTGTAAGTATTTCAACATGTTATCGGTtacaacacaaatacattttaactgaaaaaatgcatatgctttaataaaaatacaatatcttAAAAATCCCTTTCAAGAACTACTTCTGATTCAAATGTGAATATCTAAGTACTAAATCTTCTGTGATTTTCTTTCTCATTGTGTTCAAGCGCAGCCTACACAACTTCAAACAACATACACATGccatattttgattaataatatccCTGTaagcatgcatttgcatttataaaaatatgtttgctgtttttttttttccacacagaTTATTACTAATACCAGCACGCAGCTAAAAATCATTGTTGAACACAACCTAGaagtaattaatacatttttgtcattattattaatacGTTTCTAAATGAAATTCACTCCAAGAAAGCAATTATATGTTGCCAGAACTCTTAGATGCTCACCGATGAATTGATTCCAAAAGAGGATAAATCAGATATAACATAGTATAATAATATATGCTTTTATCTTTCACAAATAAGTATTGAAAatttactaatttaaaatatcagtaaCCAGAGTGCTGCTAAAAACAATGTATTACGAATGAAAATATTGTTAGACATGGTACGTGAATGTCATAAGCTACAGTTCTTTCTATACGGCTATAGTTTTAGGAAAACAGAGTTTGATTTTATCATGATGTTCCATTAAAAGCTAAGCAATGAAAGTTTCTGAAAAAGGATACAATAAGAACATCCTCTGATACTGTCACATCTGC
This genomic interval carries:
- the LOC113052266 gene encoding very-long-chain (3R)-3-hydroxyacyl-CoA dehydratase 4-like isoform X1 produces the protein MRFSLSLTYLFSYNLLQFYGHTWIFTNMTARFLSFGEDAQAGTFYFVGVMMGACQLLSLLELFHIADGFEECRLFPRFMQVMERNVLLFLLISLEEFQSKPVVCVQFYLWNILGLLRYPHELFCLIGTPYFKMLWVHQTLSIPVYLLSAVTEGISIFHMLPYLSESEGMDSVRLKVPASIYMYSPYILMGWLLLHVLGSSLTVLFLLKERKETLESWNQKLKKD
- the LOC113052266 gene encoding very-long-chain (3R)-3-hydroxyacyl-CoA dehydratase 4-like isoform X2 — translated: MTARFLSFGEDAQAGTFYFVGVMMGACQLLSLLELFHIADGFEECRLFPRFMQVMERNVLLFLLISLEEFQSKPVVCVQFYLWNILGLLRYPHELFCLIGTPYFKMLWVHQTLSIPVYLLSAVTEGISIFHMLPYLSESEGMDSVRLKVPASIYMYSPYILMGWLLLHVLGSSLTVLFLLKERKETLESWNQKLKKD